A genomic window from Silene latifolia isolate original U9 population chromosome Y, ASM4854445v1, whole genome shotgun sequence includes:
- the LOC141632361 gene encoding uncharacterized protein LOC141632361 codes for MVYMVSEQVQSSLLSMDPLPPINKALGVLQKIERQKSINDSTNTAVLDSVAYAAKKRYINHHTAEANPKGKRPKDSMNTYPPCKQCGKTNHKVEDCFQLQTCLFCEIKGHIINNCYSFKACKAKQAKGKTKSGDSAKPPQKPVNNAELCGNQDAEYASVPQTAHCANVNPFYPTAFGYTPTVSPAASGYSPTVLAVPSSQSSSAKDASSQLSPDLVQGIVDSVMIKVLQALNDRTPSASVDPGSQSYTHFAGKSSTQFTAGFFPSKDWVIDTGAFDHMTSDVSLLHDIKKLKSPLFVSLPDGSIKTVYYTGNAFLSKDITLLDVLLISDFKPNLLSVAKLITSSKLIVTFLDESCLFQDHSSKAIVAKGVRIGDLYKIRTSVFDKSSFKPCIANAVQTIDVALLHARLGHTSIDKLRHVNNTAVQGFNKFYCDTCVLSKHHSLPFYKSLSYAAQCFDLIHMDLWGPYKHPDMTGAQSFLTILDDYSRSTWTFLIQHKTQVPNLVKNFLNLVENQFSAKVKIIRSDNAFHSDVIGQLSDFDEQYTTSLAKVIKKVEPSYYTQACKDPRWVAAMDQELLALEKNNTWQLTTLPHGKKAIDRKWVYKIKHKSDGTVERFKARLVAKGFNQIKDKDYKHTFSPVAKFTTVRTLIAVAAIKKWSLFQLDVNNAFLHGFIEEEVYMRPPLGYTKAHKDQLGYVQSKQDYSLFTKEDKLTQRLVIVLVYVDDILLTGDDQDALTMLKMELHQKFTIKDLGEMRYFLGLEIARNATGILLNQRKYVLDIIKDAGFEGCKATSFPMQKGLKLSIDQGELLTEPEVYRRLIGRLLYLSLTRPDIAYSVQHLSQFLSSPREPHYQAAQHLVKYLKGTVNAGLFYSADSSLNIQAYTDSDWGTCAYSSRSLSGYCIFLGHSLISWKTKKQVTVSKSSAEAEYRGMSYTTSEFVWLVGLMRDLRVSIKLPIPLYCDNRAAQHIAQNPVFHKRTKHLNIDCHFVRDKQLEGFLYTQHVRTGLQLADIMTKALGKQEHHFFVSKLGIKLYQDHPS; via the exons ATGGTTtatatggtatcagagcaagtACAGTCTTCGTTGCTTTCCATGGATCCTCTACCTCCTATTAACAAAGCATTAGGAGTTTTACAAAAGATTGAGAGGCAGAAGTCTATTAATGATAGTACAAATACTGCTGTTCTTGATTCTGTTGCTTATGCTGCTAAAAAGCGTTATATCAATCATCACACTGCAGAGGCAAACCCCAAGGGTAAACGTCCAAAAGATAGCATGAACACTTATCCACCTTGTAAGCAGTGTGGTAAGACTAATCATAAGGTTGAAGATTGTTTTCAGCTGCAGACTTGTCTTTTTTGTGAGATAAAGGGTCATATCATTAACAACTGCTACAGCTTTAAGGCTTGCAAGGCCAAacaggccaaaggaaagacaaaatCTGGGGATTCTGCTAAGCCACCACAGAAACCAGTAAATAATGCAGAGCTGTGTGGTAATCAAGATGCAGAATATGCTTCTGTCCCACAAACTGCACACTGTGCTAATGTTAATCCATTCTATCCTACTGCCTTTGGATATACTCCCACGGTTTCACCTGCTGCCTCAGGTTACAGTCCTACTGTTTTGGCTGTTCCATCCTCTCAGTCTTCTTCTGCAAAAGATGCTAGCTCACAGTTGTCACCTGATCTGGTTCAAGGAATTGTTGACTCAGTTATGATTAAAGTTTTACAAGCATTAAATGACAGGACACCTTCTGCATCTGTTGATCCAGGGTCTCAATCCTACACTCATTTTGCAGGTAAGTCTTCTACTCAATTTACAGCTGGTTTCTTTCCTAGCAAAGATTGGGTCATTGATACTGGAGCATTTGATCATATGACCTCAGATGTCTCCTTATTACATGATATTAAAAAGTTAAAATCTCCATTATTTGTCTCCCTTCCTGATGGATCCATTAAAACTGTTTACTACACTGGGAATGCTTTTTTGTCTAAAGATATCACATTATTAGATGTGCTTCTTATTTCTGATTTCAAGCCAAATCTTTTGTCTGTTGCTAAGTTAATAACTAGTTCAAAGTTAATTGTTACTTTCTTGGATGAATCATGTTTATTTCAGGACCATTCAAGTAAGGCtattgttgctaaaggagtcagAATTGGAGATCTGTATAAAATTAGGACATCTGTGTTTGATAAAAGTTCTTTTAAACCTTGTATTGCTAATGCTGTTCAAACTATAGATGTTGCTTTATTACATGCCAGACTTGGGCATACTTCTATTGATAAACTAAGGCATGTAAATAACACAGCAGTTCAGGGTTTTAATAAATTCTATTGTGACACATGTGTTCTATCCAAGCATCATTCCTTGCCATTCTATAAGAGTTTGTCTTATGCTGCTCAATGTTTTGATCTAATTCACATGGATTTATGGGGTCCTTATAAACACCCTGATATGACTGGAGCTCAGTCTTTTTTAACTATTcttgatgattattctaggtCTACCTGGACTTTTTTAATTCAACATAAGACCCAGGTGCCAAACTTGGTAAAGAATTTTCTAAATCTTGTTGAGAATCAGTTTAGTGCTAAAGTTAAGATTATTAGGTCTGACAATG CTTTTCATTCTGATGTGATAGGACAACTCTCTGACTTTGATGAGCAATATACTACTTCTTTAGCAAAGGTCATTAAAAAGGTTGAGCCTAGTTATTATACCCAGGCTTGTAAGGATCCTAGGTGGGTAGCTGCTATGGACCAGGAGTTATTAGCATTAGAGAAGAACAATACCTGGCAGTTAACCACTTTGCCCCATGGTAAGAAAGCAATTGATAGAAAGTGGGTTTATAAAATAAAGCATAAGTCAGATGGCACAGTGGAGAGGTTCAAGGCTAGGCTAGTAGCCAAAGGGTTCAATCAGATCAAAGATAAGGACTATAAGCATACTTTTTCTCCTGTTGCAAAATTTACAACAGTGAGAACTTTAATTGCTGTAGCTGCTATAAAGAAATGGTCCTTGTTTCAACTTGATGTAAACAATGCATTTTTACATGGATTCATTGAAGAAGAGGTATATATGAGGCCACCTTTAGGTTACACTAAGGCTCATAAGGATCAG CTTGGTTATGTCCAATCCAAGCAAGATTATTCCTTATTTACTAAAGAGGACAAGCTTACTCAGAGACTGGTCATTGTGttggtatacgtagatgacattttGTTGACTGGAGATGACCAGGATGCTTTGACAATGCTCAAAATGGAATTACACCAGAAGTTCACCATCAAGGACCTTGGTGAGATGAGATATTTCTTAGGTTTAGAGATAGCAAGAAATGCAACAGGTATACTCTTAAATCAGAGGAAATACGTCCTTGACATTATCAAGGATGCTGGCTTTGAAGGATGTAAAGCTACTTCCTTTCCAATGCAAAAGGGTTTGAAACTGTCTATTGATCAGGGAGAGTTGCTGACTGAACCTGAGGTTTATAGAAGACTCATTGGTAGACTTTTGTATCTCAGTTTAACAAGACCTGATATAGCTTACAGTGTACAACACTTAAGCCAGTTCTTAAGCTCTCCAAGAGAGCCTCATTATCAAGCAGCTCAACACCTTGTCAAGTATTTGAAAGGGACTGTCAATGCTGGACTATTCTATTCTGCAGATTCTTCGCTCAACATCCAAGCATACACAGACTCAGATTGGGGTACTTGTGCTTACAGCAGCAGATCCTTGAGTGGTTACTGCATCTTTCTAGGCCACTCGTTAatttcttggaagaccaagaagCAAGTAACAGTTAGCAAGAGTTCTGCTGAGGCAGAATACCGCGGCATGTCATATACAACCAGTGAGTTTGTTTGGTTGGTTGGATTAATGCGTGATTTGAGAGTTTCTATCAAGCTACCTATACCCTTGTATTGTGATAACCGAGCTGCACAACACATAGCACAAAATCCAGTCTTCCATAAGAGGACAAAGCACCTCAATATTGATTGTCATTTTGTACGAGACAAACAATTAGAAGGTTTTCTCTATACTCAGCATGTCAGGACTGGATTGCAGCTCGCTGATATTATGACCAAGGCACTTGGTAAACAAGAACATCATTTTTTTGTTTCTAAGTTAGGCATTAAGCTCTATCAAGATCATCCATCTTGA
- the LOC141632363 gene encoding NADPH HC-toxin reductase 1-like: protein MSLNITNLGFQSSWSRLNLKLSLSIWPICPIIDHLNPSLTRLDILYSSPFHPSLVPIRHNTEAVPKPPQILQSITIIRNLTSPSCASSTDLSVLKSSSSSSSILLINSSASLSFRSSSSPPRCKVRSIALSICVSIQFKDTTEAAVVGVKSIAMSCIRSGTVKRLIYTASYVSVSTFNIDSTSLAEFMDESFWTSPDMPLSFAHEFEKAYALSKTASEREVLKFGEGGNLEVVSLVCGVVGGETLLPYIPVSLAVCVSQLKDEESIAFGQLRFTEEICGKIPVIHIEDTCDAHIFCIEKYSINGRFLCASDFVFSADIAAYYTQKFSELSVKQGYVGEPRKVKWGSTDIISPTAAILSLYIYLLCN from the exons ATGAGTCTCAATATAACAAATCTGGGTTTTCAATCTTCATGGTCACGGCTTAACCTTAAACTTTCTTTGTCAATTTGGCCCATCTGCCCAATAATTGACCATCTCAATCCGTCTCTCACCCGTCTCGATATCCTTTATTCAAGTCCATTTCACCCGTCTTTGGTACCTATAAGACACAACACGGAAGCAGTACCAAAACCTCCACAAATTCTACAAAGTATAACCATTATTCGTAATCTTACATCACCGTCATGTGCTTCATCTACAGATTTATCTGTACtgaagtcatcatcatcatcgtcgtcaATCCTTTTAATAAATTCTTCCGCTTCATTAAGTTTTCGTTCTTCATCCTCGCCACCGCGCTGTAAGGTCCGAAGCATAGCTCTATCTATTTGTGTTTCTATACAGTTTAAGGACACAACTGAAGCAGCGGTTGTAGGGGTGAAGAGCATTGCCATGTCCTGTATTAGATCAGGCACCGTGAAGCGACTAATCTACACCGCCAGTTACGTATCTGTTTCAACTTTCAACATTGACAGTACCAGCTTAGCAGAATTCATGGATGAGAGTTTCTGGACTTCTCCTGATATGCCACTAAGTTTCGCCCACGAATTTGAAAAGGCATACGCACTGTCGAAAACAGCATCTGAGAGAGAAGTGTTGAAATTCGGAGAAGGCGGAAATTTGGAGGTTGTTAGTCTTGTGTGTGGAGTGGTTGGAGGAGAGACGTTACTGCCTTACATTCCGGTTTCTTTAGCAGTCTGTGTATCTCAGCTTAAAGACGAGGAGTCAATAGCATTCGGCCAGTTAAGATTCACAGAGGAAATCTGTGGGAAAATTCCAGTTATACACATTGAAGATACTTGTGATGCTCATATATTTTGCATTGAGAAATATTCGATTAATGGACGATTCTTATGCGCCAGTGATTTTGTTTTTTCTGCTGATATTGCCGCGTATTATACGCAGAAATTTTCTGAACTGTCAGTTAAACAAGG ATACGTAGGTGAGCCGAGGAAAGTGAAGTGGGGATCGACAGACATAATCTCACCAACAGCAGCCATCCTATCTTTATATATATACCTACTTTGTAATTAG